One window of Papaver somniferum cultivar HN1 chromosome 9, ASM357369v1, whole genome shotgun sequence genomic DNA carries:
- the LOC113312830 gene encoding uncharacterized protein LOC113312830: MSPPSCCSIELTKQLQYHPSARSLAQKARRQKEKQEKAQKEPRCSPNKSSSTTQKEPISSILGTKKRREREKQEKEQITHYVIPTTLIQPEALCCNEGRDRAKNTRHKKIRTKEPQDHNVFEAAYEDQMNTVAMGSNKRIGSLRTPSTSDENEMSIPAPDISSDEYTDYEYSSDEEADDEYENVLKAVGNILVVNFNETGRNYLGKMDVPCSFCGALHSIDEKLTESSFKNPKFGKCCHKGKVNLPALRTPPDSLRELFEGDDDKSETFRKNIRSLNATNAFTNLGCKYDTRVSKGGGPPCFSIHGELRHNSGSLTPKEGEDAIYSQLYIYDPSHALAIQEKRNPNLSREVLKIIQDKLLEHNIFITKFRQAHDILRDNEVSSQKPVQVSLHFNENSDKRRYNLPTAKEVSVIIPENPSDIKAPRDILLHLKAGKGFTIINEWHPSYLPLHYVLLFPYGELGWSTKLAQWDGKYFTKTNLSQMHFYSYYLFQRHSEYSTILRGGKLFQEFLVDAWASTEQSRLNFMRFNQINLRADQYASIIKMKDAGLTPKEGGTPCILPSSYIGSPRNMYEIY; the protein is encoded by the exons ATGAG TCCTCCGTCATGTTGCAGCATAGAATTGACAAAGCAGCTACAATACCATCCATCA GCAAGATCCTTGGCACAAAAAGCACGCcgtcaaaaagaaaaacaagaaaag GCACAAAAAGAACCAAGGTGTTCTCCCAACAAGTCTTCTTCAACAACCCAGAAAGAACCCATCA GCAGCATCCTTGGCACAAAAAAACGTCGTGAAAGAGAAAAACAAGAGAAG GAGCAGATAACACATTATGTTATTCCAACAACTCTTATTCAACCTGAAGCATTATGCTGCAATGAGGGGCGTGACAGAGCTAAA AATACCCGGCATAAAAAAATAAGGACAAAAGAGCCACAAGATCATAATGTCTTTGAAGCTGCATATGAAGATCAG ATGAATACAGTAGCTATGGGAAGTAATAAGCGGATAGGATCACTACGTACACCATCCACTTCAGATGAAAATGAGAT GTCTATTCCTGCTCCAGATATATCTTCTGATGAGTATACTGATTATGAATATTCTTCGGATGAAGAAGCTGATGACGAATACGAAAATGTACTTAAAGCTGTTGGAAATATACTTGTTGTTAATTTTAATGAGACCGGAAGAAATTATCTCGGAAAGATGGACGTTCCCTGCTCATTTTGTGGTGCTCTGCATTCGATTGACGAGAAATTAACCGAATCATCTTTTAAGAACCCCAAATTTGGTAAATGTTGTCATAAAGGAAAAGTTAATCTTCCAGCACTACGTACACCTCCTGATTCATTAAGAGAATTATTTGAAGGTGATGATGATAAATCAGAGACGTTTAGGAAAAATATTAGAAGTTTAAATGCTACTAATGCATTTACAAATCTTGGATGCAAATACGACACAAGGGTATCAAAAGGTGGAGGACCTCCATGTTTTTCAATACATGGTGAATTACGACATAATAGTGGATCTTTGACACCTAAAGAAGGAGAGGATGCAATTTACTCGCAACTATACATATATGATCCATCTCATGCATTGGCTATACAGGAAAAAAGAAATCCAAATCTAAGTAGAGAAGTTCTTAAAATTATCCAGGATAAACTATTGGAGCACAACATTTTCATTACGAAGTTTCGGCAAGCACACGATATCTTAAGAGATAATGAGGTGTCATCTCAGAAGCCTGTGCAGGTCTCCCTACATTTTAATGAGAATTCTGATAAGAGGCGATATAATCTGCCAACTGCGAAAGAAGTATCCGTCATCATACCTGAAAATCCCAGCGACATAAAAGCACCCCGTGATATTCTTTTGCATCTAAAAGCAGGAAAAGGATTTACAATAATTAATGAATGGCATCCTTCATATCTACCTTTGCACTATGTTTTACTATTCCCTTACGGTGAGTTAGGTTGGAGCACCAAACTTGCACAATGGGATGGAAAATATTTTACCAAAACAAATCTATCCCAGATGCACTTTTACAGTTACTATCTTTTTCAGCGCCACTCAGAATATTCAACAATTCTGAGAGGAGGAAAACTATTCCAAGAATTCTTAGTAGATGCATGGGCTTCGACTGAACAAAGTCGTTTAAATTTTATGAGATTTAACCAGATAAATCTACGTGCAGATCAATATGCttcaataataaaaatgaaagatGCTGGATTAACACCTAAAGAAGGAGGTACACCATGCATTTTACCATCCTCATATATTGGGAGTCCAAGAAACATGTATGAAATctactga